The Ramlibacter pinisoli genome has a window encoding:
- a CDS encoding Re/Si-specific NAD(P)(+) transhydrogenase subunit alpha, which translates to MQIGVPAETAPGEKRVATVPAVVEKLVKLGFSVAVQSGAGDAANFPDDAYRAAGAQIVPDAAALWSGSDIVFKVRPPTVEEVGLLREGGMLVGFVWPAQNPELMQQLAARRATVLAIDALPRQLSRAQKMDALTSMAGISGYRAVIEAANAFGRFFNGQVTAAGKVPPAKVFIAGAGVAGLAAIGTAANLGAIVRANDTRAEVADQVKSLGGEFVKVDYEEEGSGGGGYAKVMSEGFQQAQRAMYAQQAREADIIITTALIPGKPAPKLITADMVQTMQPGSVIVDMAAEQGGNCELTVPGEAVVRHGVTIVGYTDLASRLAKQSSTLYSTNLQRLAEELCKAKDGVAVVNMDDEAIRGLTVIKDGAVTWPAPPPKAPAVAPQKPAAAMPPAPKGHGPGEPMSAQSLAITFGVGALLFLLVGLYAPASFLAHFTVFVLACFVGYMVIWNVTPSLHTPLMSVTNAISSIIAIGALVQVAPPVGGAGASRPAQLILGLAVFGLALTAVNMFGGFAVTRRMLAMFRK; encoded by the coding sequence ATGCAGATAGGCGTGCCGGCCGAGACCGCGCCCGGTGAAAAGCGCGTCGCCACCGTCCCCGCCGTGGTGGAGAAGCTCGTCAAGCTCGGTTTTTCCGTCGCCGTGCAGAGCGGCGCCGGCGATGCCGCGAATTTTCCTGACGACGCCTATCGCGCCGCCGGCGCCCAGATCGTGCCGGACGCCGCCGCGCTGTGGAGCGGCTCCGACATCGTGTTCAAGGTGCGCCCGCCGACCGTGGAGGAGGTCGGCCTGCTGCGCGAGGGCGGCATGCTGGTCGGCTTCGTGTGGCCGGCGCAGAACCCCGAGCTGATGCAGCAGCTGGCCGCGCGCCGGGCCACGGTCCTGGCCATCGACGCGCTGCCGCGGCAGCTGTCGCGGGCGCAGAAGATGGATGCGCTGACCTCGATGGCCGGCATCAGCGGCTACCGGGCGGTGATCGAGGCGGCCAACGCCTTCGGCCGCTTCTTCAACGGCCAGGTCACGGCCGCCGGCAAGGTGCCGCCGGCCAAGGTGTTCATCGCCGGCGCCGGTGTCGCCGGCCTCGCCGCCATCGGCACCGCGGCCAACCTGGGCGCCATCGTGCGCGCCAACGACACCCGGGCCGAAGTCGCCGACCAGGTGAAGTCGCTCGGCGGCGAGTTCGTCAAGGTCGACTACGAGGAAGAGGGCTCGGGCGGCGGCGGCTACGCCAAGGTGATGAGCGAAGGCTTCCAGCAGGCGCAGCGCGCGATGTACGCGCAGCAGGCGCGGGAAGCCGACATCATCATCACCACCGCCCTGATCCCGGGCAAGCCGGCCCCCAAGCTGATCACCGCCGACATGGTGCAGACCATGCAGCCGGGCAGCGTCATCGTCGACATGGCGGCCGAGCAGGGCGGCAACTGCGAGCTCACCGTGCCGGGTGAGGCCGTCGTCCGGCATGGCGTCACCATCGTCGGCTACACCGACCTGGCCAGCCGCCTGGCCAAGCAGTCCTCCACGCTGTATTCGACCAACCTGCAGCGGCTGGCCGAGGAGCTGTGCAAGGCCAAGGACGGCGTCGCCGTCGTCAACATGGATGATGAGGCGATCCGCGGCCTGACCGTGATCAAGGACGGTGCGGTCACCTGGCCCGCGCCGCCGCCGAAGGCGCCGGCCGTCGCGCCGCAGAAGCCGGCCGCCGCGATGCCTCCCGCGCCGAAGGGCCACGGGCCCGGCGAGCCGATGTCGGCCCAGTCGCTGGCCATCACCTTCGGCGTCGGGGCGCTGCTGTTCCTGCTGGTCGGCCTGTACGCGCCGGCGTCGTTCCTGGCCCACTTCACCGTGTTCGTGCTGGCCTGCTTCGTCGGCTACATGGTGATCTGGAACGTGACGCCGTCGCTGCACACGCCGCTGATGAGCGTGACCAACGCGATCTCCTCGATCATCGCGATCGGCGCGCTGGTGCAG